Proteins encoded within one genomic window of Ranitomeya variabilis isolate aRanVar5 chromosome 4, aRanVar5.hap1, whole genome shotgun sequence:
- the LOC143764818 gene encoding uncharacterized protein LOC143764818 isoform X1, whose protein sequence is MPAHMSAQEAELKALTEACKLAEGKTVNIYTDSRYAFGIAHDYGPIWRARAFLTANGHPIKHAEAVQQLMNALQLPTQAGIIKVKAHTEGTDGQAKGNALADQAAKKAASTPVASKVHHLDTPPSPLVSKDILARLQEQASKEEKNRWQEIGACSDTVTGLWGRGEKVCLPQVLYPMMAQVLHENVHHSKTAMCDTLQKQWIAPGFSTCAERQVQSCMICATHNQGRTVKTPSKHTPRPLYPFQRLQIDYIQLPRVGTYEYVLVCIDLFSGWPEAYPVAKATAKITAKKLMAEIICSSLPDPDKVPGHHPLEPGDWVVIKRHVRKSLDPRFDGLYQVLLTTAIAVKLEGKPSWICTHSPTSATSIPFLAIPVSPEELLAWTDCSDTLANNATNNVQLWNTTVGQLVVRYFLFPKPSQLV, encoded by the exons atgccagctcatatgtctgcacaagaagcagagctcaaggcgctcacagaagcgtgcaaactagcagaaggtaagactgtaaatatctacactgattccaggtatgcctttggcattgcacacgattatgggcctatctggagagccagggctttcctgacagcaaatggccaccccattaaacatgctgaggcagtccagcaacttatgaatgcactacagcttcccacccaagcaggcatcataaaggtaaaggcacataccgaaggcactgatggacaggcaaagggtaacgcactggcagaccaggctgccaagaaagcagcaagcactcctgtagcctctaaagtacatcacctagacaccccaccatctccacttgtgtcaaaagacatcttagcccggttacaagaacaggcaagtaaggaggagaaaaataggtggcaagagataggggcttgctctgataccgtcactgggctatgggggaggggtgaaaaggtctgcctaccacaggtactgtacccaatgatggcacaggttctgcacgagaatgtgcaccactcgaagacggccatgtgtgacaccctacagaaacaatggattgcccccgggttttccacctgcgcagaaaggcaggtacagagctgcatgatatgtgccacacataatcagggtaggacagtgaaaactccatccaaacacactccccggcccctttatccattccagagactgcagattgattatattcagttacccagggtagggacgtatgagtatgtgttggtctgcattgatttattttcaggttggccagaagcctacccagttgccaaagctacggctaagataacggcgaagaaactgatggctgagatcatatgcag ttctcttccagacccagacaaggttcctggacaccatcccttggagccaggagactgggtagtgataaagcggcacgtccggaagagcctggatcCAAGATTTGACGGACTATACCAAGTACTCCTGACCACAGCCatagctgtcaagctcgaaggaaaacctagttggatctgtacgcattcaccaacgtcagccacaagtatccccttcctagctatccctgtgtcacctgaggaactgcttgcctggactgattgttctgacacacttgccaacaatgccacgaacaatgttcagttgtggaacactactgtcggacagctggtggtcagatactttctctttcctaaacccagccaattggtttaa
- the LOC143764818 gene encoding uncharacterized protein LOC143764818 isoform X2 → MPAHMSAQEAELKALTEACKLAEGKTVNIYTDSRYAFGIAHDYGPIWRARAFLTANGHPIKHAEAVQQLMNALQLPTQAGIIKVKAHTEGTDGQAKGNALADQAAKKAASTPVASKVHHLDTPPSPLVSKDILARLQEQASKEEKNRWQEIGACSDTVTGLWGRGEKVCLPQVLYPMMAQVLHENVHHSKTAMCDTLQKQWIAPGFSTCAERQVQSCMICATHNQGRTVKTPSKHTPRPLYPFQRLQIDYIQLPRVGTYEYVLVCIDLFSGWPEAYPVAKATAKITAKKLMAEIICRPRQGSWTPSLGARRLGSDKAARPEEPGSKI, encoded by the exons atgccagctcatatgtctgcacaagaagcagagctcaaggcgctcacagaagcgtgcaaactagcagaaggtaagactgtaaatatctacactgattccaggtatgcctttggcattgcacacgattatgggcctatctggagagccagggctttcctgacagcaaatggccaccccattaaacatgctgaggcagtccagcaacttatgaatgcactacagcttcccacccaagcaggcatcataaaggtaaaggcacataccgaaggcactgatggacaggcaaagggtaacgcactggcagaccaggctgccaagaaagcagcaagcactcctgtagcctctaaagtacatcacctagacaccccaccatctccacttgtgtcaaaagacatcttagcccggttacaagaacaggcaagtaaggaggagaaaaataggtggcaagagataggggcttgctctgataccgtcactgggctatgggggaggggtgaaaaggtctgcctaccacaggtactgtacccaatgatggcacaggttctgcacgagaatgtgcaccactcgaagacggccatgtgtgacaccctacagaaacaatggattgcccccgggttttccacctgcgcagaaaggcaggtacagagctgcatgatatgtgccacacataatcagggtaggacagtgaaaactccatccaaacacactccccggcccctttatccattccagagactgcagattgattatattcagttacccagggtagggacgtatgagtatgtgttggtctgcattgatttattttcaggttggccagaagcctacccagttgccaaagctacggctaagataacggcgaagaaactgatggctgagatcatatgcag acccagacaaggttcctggacaccatcccttggagccaggagactgggtagtgataaagcggcacgtccggaagagcctggatcCAAGATTTGA